From Actinomycetota bacterium, the proteins below share one genomic window:
- the ade gene encoding adenine deaminase: MRELIRVARGGKKADLVLKNAQIVNVLDGKIEWGDVAIYRSKIAGIGDYKGELEVDIKGKYLVPGFIDGHLHIESTMLCPEEFSRAAILNGTTTVIADPHEIANVAGVKGIRYMIEAAKNGLISIFFMLPSCVPATHLETGGAILSARDLEPLMGEESILGLAEMMNFPGVISEDPAVMEKLELKFNLVDGHAPGLSGRELCAYIAAGIRSDHECTQLEEAREKLKRGMFIMIREGSTAKNLKNLISIVDEFTAPRCLLVSDDRHPEDLIEEGEINALLKMAIARGLDPIRAFQLGTINPANYFGLRDRGAIAPGFLADLVVLDDLNSVFINSVYKSGQLIVQKGEIVKDIKKIEPPTKVKDSVRFKKIDFSYFTIPAKGKRCRVMGIIPNQIITKELILSPKVENGEVVADTENDIIKIAVIERHKGTGNKSLGLVQGFGIKSGALASTVAHDAHNIVVVGTNDHDMAMAVNAIVNSKGGLAVARGGKTTCVPLPIAGLMSDKTLEEVYREVKELGRAVLELNPRVVNPFMVLSFLSLAVIPELKLTDKGLVEVLAGRIVDLFTD; the protein is encoded by the coding sequence ATGAGGGAGCTCATTCGGGTCGCTCGAGGAGGGAAAAAAGCCGATCTCGTCCTCAAAAATGCCCAAATCGTTAATGTACTCGATGGGAAAATCGAATGGGGCGATGTAGCCATATATCGAAGCAAAATCGCAGGTATAGGTGATTACAAGGGTGAACTAGAGGTTGACATCAAAGGCAAGTATTTGGTCCCGGGTTTCATCGATGGACATTTGCATATAGAATCGACCATGCTTTGCCCCGAAGAATTCTCTCGAGCGGCGATTCTTAATGGGACAACCACCGTAATAGCGGATCCTCACGAGATTGCCAATGTAGCGGGAGTTAAGGGAATCCGATACATGATTGAGGCAGCAAAAAATGGTCTTATTTCCATCTTCTTCATGCTTCCTTCCTGCGTACCCGCAACCCATCTAGAGACGGGTGGAGCTATACTCTCCGCAAGGGATCTCGAGCCCCTCATGGGTGAAGAATCCATCCTGGGTCTGGCGGAAATGATGAATTTTCCTGGAGTGATATCAGAAGACCCAGCAGTTATGGAAAAACTTGAACTGAAATTCAATCTCGTTGATGGACACGCCCCGGGTCTTTCCGGAAGGGAACTTTGCGCCTATATTGCAGCGGGAATCCGCTCAGATCATGAGTGCACCCAATTGGAAGAGGCCAGAGAAAAGCTGAAGCGGGGGATGTTTATAATGATCCGAGAGGGTTCCACGGCCAAAAACTTAAAAAATCTCATTTCCATCGTCGATGAATTTACCGCCCCCAGATGCCTTCTGGTGAGCGATGATAGGCATCCCGAGGATCTCATCGAAGAAGGTGAAATTAACGCGCTCTTAAAAATGGCCATTGCCCGGGGGCTGGATCCCATTCGGGCATTTCAACTTGGAACCATCAATCCGGCAAATTATTTTGGTTTGAGGGATCGAGGAGCCATAGCCCCCGGATTCCTAGCAGATCTCGTAGTCTTGGATGATCTTAACTCGGTGTTCATAAACTCCGTTTATAAAAGCGGGCAATTGATTGTACAGAAAGGAGAAATCGTTAAGGATATCAAGAAGATCGAACCTCCCACAAAGGTAAAGGATAGTGTAAGATTTAAAAAAATTGATTTTTCTTACTTTACCATTCCCGCCAAGGGAAAGAGATGCCGGGTGATGGGCATAATTCCAAATCAAATAATAACGAAGGAACTGATCCTCTCCCCAAAGGTGGAAAATGGGGAAGTGGTAGCCGATACGGAGAATGATATAATCAAAATCGCGGTCATTGAACGCCATAAAGGTACGGGAAATAAGTCCCTGGGTTTGGTTCAAGGATTTGGCATTAAATCGGGAGCATTGGCTTCCACAGTTGCCCACGATGCTCACAATATAGTCGTCGTTGGAACGAATGATCATGATATGGCAATGGCGGTCAATGCGATCGTAAACTCGAAAGGGGGATTGGCTGTAGCCAGGGGTGGAAAAACAACCTGTGTACCTTTACCCATCGCCGGGCTCATGTCGGATAAAACACTCGAAGAGGTCTATCGGGAGGTGAAAGAACTAGGGAGGGCCGTCCTTGAACTCAATCCAAGGGTGGTGAATCCCTTTATGGTTTTATCTTTCCTTTCCTTAGCGGTGATCCCCGAGTTAAAATTAACGGATAAGGGCTTAGTAGAGGTTTTAGCGGGAAGAATAGTGGATTTATTCACGGATTAG
- the dut gene encoding dUTP diphosphatase — protein MRNFWGFNQRGFDLMEVKLKQLDKDLPIPRYAHDGDAGCDLYSRIDIILEPGERALIPTGIALSIPLGYAGFIQPRSGLALKHGISILNTPGLIDSHYRGEICVILINQDTRKSFEVKRGDKIAQLIIQRIENITFRVVSELDATGRGSGGFGSSGR, from the coding sequence ATGAGAAACTTTTGGGGATTTAACCAGAGGGGATTTGATCTAATGGAAGTCAAGCTAAAGCAATTGGATAAAGACCTACCAATTCCTCGATATGCCCATGATGGCGATGCTGGTTGTGATCTCTACAGCCGCATTGATATCATCCTTGAGCCCGGGGAAAGAGCATTAATACCCACCGGAATCGCCCTAAGTATCCCCCTAGGATATGCAGGCTTCATCCAACCAAGATCCGGACTAGCTTTAAAGCACGGCATCAGCATACTTAATACCCCCGGGCTCATAGATTCTCATTACCGCGGAGAAATTTGCGTTATTTTAATCAATCAAGATACCCGAAAAAGTTTCGAGGTAAAAAGGGGAGATAAAATAGCCCAGCTAATTATCCAAAGGATTGAGAATATAACCTTTCGGGTGGTCAGTGAACTCGATGCCACGGGGCGGGGAAGTGGAGGATTCGGAAGCTCAGGAAGATAA